In one window of Pseudomonas benzenivorans DNA:
- the fliG gene encoding flagellar motor switch protein FliG, translated as MSDNRTAAKLNKVDKAAILLLSLGETDAAQVLRHLGPKEVQKVGVAMAGMRNVHREQVEQVMGEFVEIVGDQTSLGVGSDGYIRKMLTAALGEDKAGNLIDRILLGGSTSGLDSLKWMEPRAVADVIRYEHPQIQAIVVAYLDPDQAGEVLSHFDHKVRLDIVLRVSSLNTVQPAALKELNLILEKQFSGSANTTRASLGGIKRAADIMNFLDSSVEGQLMDSIREVDEDLSSQIEDLMFVFDNLADVDDRGIQALLREVSSDVLVLALKGADEAIKEKVFKNMSKRAAELLRDDLEAKGPVRVSDVEAAQKEILTIARRMAEAGEIVLGGKGGEEMV; from the coding sequence ATGAGTGACAACCGTACCGCCGCCAAGCTGAACAAGGTCGACAAGGCCGCGATCCTCCTGCTCTCGCTGGGCGAGACCGACGCCGCCCAGGTGCTGCGTCATCTCGGGCCCAAGGAGGTGCAGAAGGTCGGCGTGGCCATGGCCGGCATGCGCAACGTGCACCGCGAGCAGGTCGAGCAGGTGATGGGCGAGTTCGTCGAGATCGTCGGCGACCAGACCAGCCTGGGCGTGGGCTCCGACGGCTATATCCGCAAGATGCTGACTGCGGCCCTCGGCGAGGACAAGGCCGGCAACCTGATCGACCGCATCCTCCTGGGCGGCAGCACCAGCGGCCTGGACAGCCTCAAGTGGATGGAGCCGCGGGCGGTGGCCGACGTGATCCGCTACGAGCACCCACAGATCCAGGCCATAGTCGTGGCCTACCTCGACCCCGACCAGGCCGGCGAGGTGCTCAGCCACTTCGACCACAAGGTGCGCCTGGACATCGTCCTGCGCGTGTCCTCGCTGAACACCGTGCAGCCGGCGGCGCTCAAGGAACTCAACCTGATTCTCGAGAAGCAGTTCTCCGGCAGTGCCAACACCACTCGCGCCAGCCTGGGCGGGATCAAGCGGGCGGCCGACATCATGAACTTCCTCGACAGCTCGGTCGAAGGCCAGCTGATGGACTCGATCCGCGAGGTCGACGAAGACCTGTCGTCGCAGATCGAGGACCTGATGTTCGTCTTCGACAACCTCGCCGACGTCGACGACCGCGGCATCCAGGCGCTGCTGCGCGAGGTGTCCTCCGACGTGCTGGTGCTGGCGCTCAAGGGCGCCGACGAGGCGATCAAGGAAAAGGTCTTCAAGAATATGTCCAAGCGTGCCGCCGAGCTGCTGCGCGACGATCTGGAGGCCAAGGGGCCGGTGCGGGTCAGCGACGTCGAGGCGGCGCAGAAGGAGATCCTCACCATCGCCCGGCGCATGGCCGAGGCCGGCGAAATCGTCCTCGGCGGCAAGGGCGGCGAGGAGATGGTGTAG
- the fliF gene encoding flagellar basal-body MS-ring/collar protein FliF produces MADALATNVPATTAGDDPKKPLLGLTFLENLSDMSMLRQIGLLVGLAASVAIGFAVVLWSQQPDYRPLYGSLSGMDASQVVETLAAADIAYTVEPNSGALLVKAEDLARARMRLAAAGVAPNDKSVGFEILDQEQGLGTSQFMEATRYRRGLEGELARTVSSLNNVKGARVHLAIPKSSVFVRDERKPSASVLVELYPGRALEPSQVMAIVNLVATSVPELDKSQVTVVDQKGNLLSDQRELSELTMAGKQFDYSRRLESLFTQRVHNILQPVLGSGRYKAEVSADVDFSAVESTSEMFNPDQPALRSEQQVNEQRTSALGPQGVPGALSNQPPGAASAPEKAAAAAAPGAIAPGQPLLDANGQQVMDPVTGQPLLAPFPADKREQATRNFELDRSISYTKQQQGRLRRLSVAVVVDDQLKLDPATGEASRVPWSSEDLARFTRLVQDSVGFDASRGDSVSVINTPFTAEQGEEIVEAAFYTQPWFWDIVKQVLGVLFILVLVFGVLRPVLNNITTAGKSGGGSGAGRNGDVELGEMGGLDGELSADRVSLGGPQSILLPSPTEGYDAQLNAIKSLVAEDPGRVAQVVKEWINADE; encoded by the coding sequence ATGGCCGATGCCCTCGCCACCAACGTGCCCGCCACCACTGCGGGCGACGATCCGAAGAAACCGCTGCTGGGTTTGACCTTCCTGGAGAACCTGTCGGACATGAGCATGCTGCGCCAGATCGGCCTGCTGGTCGGCCTGGCCGCCAGCGTGGCGATCGGTTTCGCCGTGGTGCTCTGGTCGCAGCAGCCCGACTACCGTCCGCTCTATGGCAGCCTCAGCGGCATGGATGCGTCCCAGGTGGTGGAGACCCTGGCGGCCGCCGACATCGCCTATACGGTCGAGCCCAACTCCGGTGCCCTGCTGGTCAAGGCCGAGGACCTGGCGCGGGCGCGCATGCGCCTGGCCGCGGCGGGGGTGGCGCCGAACGACAAGAGCGTCGGCTTCGAGATCCTCGATCAGGAGCAGGGCCTGGGTACCAGCCAGTTCATGGAGGCCACCCGCTACCGTCGCGGCCTGGAAGGCGAGCTGGCGCGCACCGTGTCCAGCCTCAACAACGTCAAGGGCGCCCGGGTGCACCTGGCCATCCCCAAGAGTTCGGTGTTCGTGCGCGACGAGCGCAAGCCCAGTGCCTCGGTGCTGGTCGAGCTGTATCCGGGTCGCGCCCTGGAGCCGAGCCAGGTGATGGCCATCGTCAACCTGGTGGCGACCAGCGTGCCGGAGCTGGACAAGTCGCAAGTCACGGTGGTCGACCAGAAGGGCAACCTGCTGTCCGACCAGCGCGAGCTGTCCGAGCTGACCATGGCCGGCAAGCAGTTCGACTACAGCCGGCGCCTGGAGAGCCTGTTCACCCAGCGCGTGCACAACATCCTGCAGCCGGTGCTGGGCAGCGGCCGCTACAAGGCCGAGGTCTCGGCGGACGTGGACTTCAGCGCGGTGGAGTCCACCTCGGAGATGTTCAACCCGGACCAGCCGGCCCTGCGCAGCGAACAGCAGGTCAACGAACAGCGCACCAGCGCCCTCGGCCCGCAAGGGGTGCCCGGCGCCCTGAGCAATCAGCCGCCGGGCGCGGCGAGCGCCCCGGAGAAGGCCGCAGCGGCTGCCGCGCCCGGGGCGATCGCCCCCGGCCAGCCGCTGCTCGATGCCAACGGCCAACAGGTCATGGACCCGGTGACCGGCCAGCCGCTGCTGGCGCCATTCCCGGCGGACAAGCGCGAGCAGGCCACGCGCAATTTCGAACTGGATCGCTCGATCAGCTACACCAAGCAGCAGCAGGGGCGCCTGCGCCGGCTTTCGGTGGCGGTGGTGGTGGACGATCAGCTCAAGCTCGACCCGGCCACCGGCGAAGCCAGCCGGGTACCCTGGAGCAGCGAAGACCTGGCCCGCTTCACCCGCCTGGTGCAGGACTCGGTCGGCTTCGACGCCAGCCGTGGCGACAGCGTCAGCGTGATCAACACGCCGTTCACCGCCGAGCAGGGCGAGGAGATCGTCGAGGCCGCCTTCTACACCCAGCCGTGGTTCTGGGACATCGTCAAGCAGGTGCTCGGCGTGCTGTTCATCCTGGTGCTGGTGTTCGGCGTGCTGCGTCCGGTGCTCAACAACATCACCACGGCCGGCAAGTCCGGCGGCGGCTCCGGCGCGGGACGCAACGGCGATGTGGAACTCGGCGAAATGGGCGGCCTGGACGGCGAGCTGTCCGCCGATCGGGTCAGCCTCGGCGGCCCGCAAAGCATCCTCCTGCCCAGCCCGACCGAGGGGTATGATGCGCAGCTGAACGCGATCAAGAGCCTGGTCGCCGAGGACCCGGGTCGCGTCGCCCAGGTCGTGAAAGAGTGGATCAACGCCGATGAGTGA